Proteins co-encoded in one Flavobacterium sp. M31R6 genomic window:
- a CDS encoding LemA family protein, with the protein MKRFLPWIIVAVVIIGIYSWASGIYNNAVTLEQDVKESWGNVNTSYQRRNDLIPNLVSTVKGYAEHEKSTLTAVIEARAKATAITIDPKNVTPEQLAAFNSAQSGVSSSLSKLLVSVEQYPNLKADASFMKLQDELASTENQILTARTRFNEAVKPYNNNINTFPRNILAGIYGLKEKPYFEAVAGADKPAEVKF; encoded by the coding sequence ATGAAAAGATTTTTGCCTTGGATTATAGTAGCAGTAGTAATCATCGGAATTTACAGCTGGGCTTCTGGAATTTATAATAATGCAGTGACACTTGAACAAGACGTGAAAGAAAGCTGGGGAAATGTTAACACTTCTTATCAAAGGAGAAATGATCTTATCCCAAATTTAGTAAGCACCGTAAAAGGATATGCTGAACATGAAAAAAGTACTTTAACAGCCGTAATCGAAGCTCGTGCTAAAGCTACTGCAATTACAATTGACCCAAAAAATGTTACTCCGGAACAACTAGCAGCATTCAATTCGGCACAATCAGGAGTTTCTTCTTCTTTATCAAAATTATTAGTTAGTGTTGAGCAATATCCAAACCTGAAAGCTGATGCAAGCTTTATGAAATTACAGGATGAACTAGCCAGTACAGAAAATCAAATTTTAACAGCTAGAACCCGTTTTAATGAAGCCGTTAAGCCTTATAACAATAACATTAACACTTTCCCAAGAAATATCTTGGCAGGAATCTATGGTCTTAAAGAAAAGCCATATTTCGAAGCAGTTGCTGGTGCAGACAAACCTGCTGAAGTAAAATTCTAA
- a CDS encoding M23 family metallopeptidase has product MAKVKYYYDSVNLAYRKIKIRKRRKVGFAVLFLLASAIFGFLTFIILLNTPYFDTPKDRLQAREIENLKLNYAILNKKMDEVDDVIDDIEDRDNNLYRVYFNTAAIPEEERKAGYSKINRYAALQGYNNSKLVISTTERVDALSKELAIQSKSLDEIVKLAKAKDKLLSAIPAIQPVKNENLKRMASGFGYRTDPFTKARKMHEGMDFTAKTGTPIYATGDGVVARADNTASGFGNHIVIRHGYGYETLYGHLSKYNCRAGKSVKRGDIIGYVGSTGRSEAPHLHYEVHKNGKVVNPLNFYYGNISAVEYVAISKIANQENQSLD; this is encoded by the coding sequence ATGGCGAAAGTAAAATATTATTACGATTCTGTAAATCTGGCTTATCGCAAAATAAAAATCAGAAAGAGAAGAAAAGTTGGCTTTGCCGTTCTGTTTTTATTAGCATCGGCTATTTTTGGATTTTTGACCTTCATCATATTATTAAACACCCCGTATTTTGACACACCAAAAGACCGTTTGCAAGCAAGGGAAATCGAAAATTTAAAATTGAATTACGCCATTTTAAACAAAAAAATGGACGAAGTAGACGATGTAATAGATGATATTGAAGACCGGGACAATAATTTATACCGCGTTTATTTCAACACAGCCGCAATTCCGGAAGAAGAACGAAAAGCAGGCTATTCCAAAATAAACCGTTACGCCGCTTTACAAGGCTATAACAATTCAAAATTGGTAATCAGCACAACCGAAAGAGTAGATGCCTTAAGTAAGGAACTTGCAATTCAGTCCAAATCATTGGATGAAATTGTAAAATTAGCCAAAGCAAAGGACAAACTACTTTCGGCAATTCCGGCAATACAGCCCGTAAAAAATGAAAATTTAAAACGAATGGCTTCTGGTTTCGGGTATCGAACAGATCCATTTACCAAGGCAAGAAAAATGCACGAAGGAATGGATTTTACGGCCAAAACAGGAACACCAATCTACGCCACAGGAGACGGAGTAGTAGCTAGAGCAGACAATACTGCTTCCGGTTTTGGAAACCATATCGTAATCCGACACGGTTATGGGTACGAAACACTTTATGGACATTTAAGCAAATACAATTGTCGCGCAGGAAAATCGGTTAAACGAGGAGACATTATAGGATATGTAGGCAGCACAGGACGTTCCGAGGCGCCACATTTGCACTACGAAGTACACAAAAACGGAAAAGTAGTGAATCCGTTAAATTTTTATTATGGCAATATTTCGGCGGTGGAATACGTTGCTATTTCAAAAATAGCGAATCAGGAAAATCAATCGTTAGATTAA
- a CDS encoding MerR family transcriptional regulator, whose product MHIELSPDKRYYSIGEVAKAFDVNASLIRFWDSEFDILKPKKNAKGNRMFTPEDIKNLQLIYHLVKERGFTLEGAKIHLKEGQKKTMDKFEIINKLETIKMQLISIKNEL is encoded by the coding sequence ATGCACATAGAATTATCACCAGACAAAAGATACTATAGCATAGGCGAAGTCGCCAAAGCATTTGATGTAAACGCTTCCTTGATTCGGTTTTGGGACAGTGAATTTGACATTCTGAAACCAAAGAAAAATGCTAAAGGAAACCGAATGTTTACCCCAGAAGACATCAAGAATCTGCAGCTTATTTATCATTTGGTCAAAGAAAGAGGATTCACTCTTGAAGGTGCCAAAATCCATTTGAAAGAAGGCCAAAAGAAAACAATGGATAAATTTGAAATTATCAATAAATTAGAAACTATAAAAATGCAACTGATTAGCATTAAAAACGAATTATAA
- the alaS gene encoding alanine--tRNA ligase, producing MKSQDVRKQFLDFFESKGHLIVPSAPIVLKDDPTLMFNNSGMAQFKEYFLGLGTPKSNRIADTQKCLRVSGKHNDLEEVGIDTYHHTMFEMLGNWSFGDYFKKEAIHWAWELLTEVYKIPKDILYVSVFEGNPDENVPFDQEAWDIWKTLIDEDRIILGNKKDNFWEMGDQGPCGPCSEIHVDIRSAEEKALVSGKSLVNNDHPHVVEIWNNVFMEFNRKADGSLEKLPAQHVDTGMGFERLCMVLQGVQSNYDTDVFTPLIREIETITGAKYTIKAKDEAEEKINIAIRVIADHVRAVAFAIADGQLPSNTGAGYVIRRILRRAIRYGFTFLDTKEPFIYKLVEVLSTQMSGSFPEIRSQKALCSNVIREEESSFLRTLDQGLVLLDAVINTNSGTVIDGKKAFELYDTYGFPIDLTALILSEKGLELDEKGFQEQLQLQKERSRAASKVTAGDWNVLVEDDVQEFVGYDRLKHNVRITKYRRVDSVKDGEIYQLVFNATPFYGESGGQTGDKGYLEAQNGDIIYIIDTKKENNQTVHLTKSLPDNLTDSFTAVVDANQRAKTSSNHTATHLLHQGLRKILGTHIEQKGSMVRSASLRFDFSHFAKVTDDEIKEVEDFVNARIRESLPLIEKRAIPKDQAIEEGAIALFGEKYGDLVRMIKYGDSVELCGGTHVPNTSDIWHFKIVSEGAVAAGIRRIEAITSDAAKDFFESQLLSFYEIKEVLKNAVDPVKAIQTLQDENTSLKKQLEVLLKDKAKNMKGELAQELQEINGIQFLAKQVDLSPEGAKDLAYELGTLGTNIFLVLATAEAGKPMLSCYISKELVADKKLNAGQVVRELGKYIQGGGGGQPFFATAGGKNADGIAEALAKAVEFVK from the coding sequence ATGAAATCACAAGACGTACGTAAACAATTTTTAGATTTTTTTGAAAGTAAAGGGCATTTAATTGTTCCATCTGCACCGATTGTTCTTAAAGATGATCCAACTTTGATGTTTAACAACTCGGGAATGGCGCAGTTTAAAGAGTATTTTTTAGGCCTTGGAACACCAAAAAGCAACAGAATTGCCGATACGCAAAAATGTCTTCGTGTTTCCGGAAAGCATAATGACTTGGAGGAAGTCGGGATTGATACGTATCACCACACGATGTTTGAAATGTTGGGGAACTGGTCTTTTGGCGATTATTTTAAGAAAGAGGCGATTCACTGGGCTTGGGAATTGTTGACTGAGGTGTATAAAATTCCGAAAGACATTCTTTATGTTTCTGTTTTTGAAGGAAACCCGGATGAGAATGTACCTTTTGACCAGGAAGCTTGGGATATTTGGAAAACGTTGATTGACGAAGACCGAATTATTCTGGGTAACAAAAAAGATAATTTCTGGGAAATGGGGGATCAAGGACCTTGTGGACCTTGCTCTGAAATCCACGTTGATATTCGTTCTGCTGAAGAAAAAGCTTTGGTTTCAGGAAAATCGTTGGTGAATAACGATCACCCACATGTGGTTGAGATTTGGAACAACGTATTTATGGAATTTAATCGTAAAGCCGATGGTTCTCTAGAAAAATTGCCTGCTCAGCACGTGGATACCGGAATGGGATTTGAGCGTCTTTGTATGGTTTTACAAGGAGTTCAATCAAACTATGATACAGATGTTTTTACACCACTGATCAGAGAAATCGAAACGATTACGGGAGCCAAATATACAATTAAGGCAAAAGACGAAGCCGAAGAAAAAATAAATATCGCGATTCGTGTAATAGCGGATCACGTGCGCGCGGTAGCTTTTGCTATTGCCGACGGTCAGTTGCCATCAAACACGGGAGCTGGTTATGTAATCCGTAGAATTTTGCGTCGTGCAATTCGTTACGGTTTTACTTTCCTGGATACAAAAGAGCCTTTTATTTATAAATTGGTAGAAGTCTTGAGTACGCAAATGAGTGGGTCTTTCCCCGAAATTCGTTCACAAAAAGCCTTGTGCTCGAATGTGATTCGTGAGGAAGAAAGTTCTTTCTTGAGAACTTTGGATCAAGGATTGGTGTTGTTGGATGCTGTGATTAACACTAATTCCGGAACTGTAATCGATGGTAAAAAAGCATTTGAATTGTATGATACTTATGGTTTTCCAATCGATTTAACGGCTTTGATATTGTCTGAAAAAGGTTTGGAATTGGACGAAAAAGGTTTTCAAGAGCAATTGCAATTGCAAAAGGAACGTTCCCGTGCCGCTTCTAAAGTTACTGCAGGAGACTGGAATGTTTTGGTGGAAGATGATGTTCAGGAATTTGTGGGTTACGACCGATTGAAACACAACGTTAGAATCACTAAATACCGCAGAGTCGATAGTGTAAAAGATGGTGAAATTTATCAGTTGGTTTTCAATGCTACGCCTTTTTACGGTGAAAGTGGAGGACAAACCGGAGATAAAGGATATCTAGAAGCTCAAAACGGTGATATCATCTATATTATTGATACTAAAAAAGAAAACAACCAAACGGTACACCTTACTAAATCATTGCCAGATAATTTAACGGATAGTTTTACCGCTGTGGTGGATGCAAATCAAAGAGCAAAAACATCTTCGAATCACACGGCAACTCACTTGTTACACCAAGGATTGCGAAAAATATTGGGAACTCATATCGAACAAAAAGGTTCGATGGTGCGTTCAGCTTCTTTGCGTTTTGACTTTTCTCATTTTGCTAAAGTAACGGATGATGAGATTAAAGAAGTAGAGGATTTTGTGAATGCCAGAATTCGTGAAAGCTTGCCATTGATTGAAAAAAGAGCCATTCCAAAAGATCAAGCAATTGAAGAAGGTGCTATTGCGTTGTTTGGAGAGAAATATGGTGATTTGGTTCGAATGATCAAATATGGTGATTCGGTAGAGTTATGTGGAGGAACCCACGTTCCTAATACGAGTGATATTTGGCATTTCAAAATTGTATCGGAAGGGGCAGTTGCAGCCGGAATAAGACGTATAGAAGCAATTACCAGTGATGCAGCTAAAGATTTCTTTGAATCGCAATTACTTTCTTTTTATGAAATAAAAGAAGTATTGAAAAATGCAGTTGATCCTGTAAAAGCAATTCAAACATTGCAAGATGAAAATACTTCTTTGAAAAAACAATTGGAGGTTTTATTGAAAGATAAAGCCAAAAATATGAAAGGCGAATTGGCTCAGGAATTACAAGAAATCAATGGTATTCAGTTTCTTGCCAAACAAGTTGATTTGAGTCCGGAAGGAGCTAAAGACTTGGCTTATGAATTAGGAACTTTAGGAACAAATATATTCTTGGTATTGGCTACTGCTGAAGCCGGAAAACCAATGTTGTCTTGTTATATTTCCAAAGAATTGGTTGCCGATAAAAAACTTAATGCGGGTCAGGTGGTTCGTGAATTAGGGAAATACATCCAAGGTGGAGGAGGAGGACAGCCTTTCTTCGCTACTGCAGGAGGAAAAAATGCAGATGGAATTGCTGAGGCTTTGGCTAAGGCGGTTGAGTTTGTGAAGTAA